From a single Oncorhynchus nerka isolate Pitt River linkage group LG11, Oner_Uvic_2.0, whole genome shotgun sequence genomic region:
- the LOC135573917 gene encoding olfactory receptor-like protein DTMT: MENSTQVKLFYLFGLQETFNNKSVYFILPLITYLLIITVNLTMIITIIQEKGLHEPMYIFLCSLCVNGLYGTAGFYPKLLLDLQSDVQVISYGGCFTQAYVIYTSVMCEISTLTVMSYDRYVAICRPLLYHTIVTSLTVRKLLLLSWCCPLFIALIALSLAVRLSLCGSRIDKIFCDIPSILKHACLPITINQNLNKFVIVVNVLQILFIVFSYCQIVRTCVKSAKGRIKFTQTCVPHLITIFIFITVTLFDNLQGWNNVNSTLNMRNAMAVQFLVIPPVLNPVIYGLNLQKIRRAVFRKCNAHKTIDMKR, translated from the coding sequence ATGGAGAACTCAACACAAGTAAAGTTATTTTATCTCTTTGGCTTACAAGAGACATTTAACAACAAATCGGTTTATTTTATATTGCCTCTTATCACATACCTTCTCATCATCACTGTGAATCTGACTATGATCATAACAATAATTCAGGAGAAAGGCCTCCATGAGCCCATGTATATCTTTCTGTGTAGTTTATGTGTCAATGGATTGTATGGAACTGCTGGTTTCTACCCCAAGTTGTTACTGGACCTTCAGTCAGATGTTCAGGTGATATCTTATGGTGGATGTTTCACTCAAGCCTATGTCATATACACATCTGTCATGTGTGAAATTTCTACTCTAACGGTGATGTCTTATGACAGGTATGTGGCAATATGCAGACCACTACTATATCATACCATTGTGACATCTTTAACTGTTAGAAAGTTACTCTTATTGTCTTGGTGTTGTCCTTTATTTATAGCACTCATAGCACTTAGTTTAGCTGTCAGACTTTCTTTGTGTGGATCTCGCATTGACAAGATATTCTGTGACATTCCGTCTATACTGAAACATGCATGTTTACCCATTACCATCAATCAGAATTTGAACAAATTTGTAATAGTGGTTAATGTTTTACAGATACTTTTCATTGTATTTTCTTACTGTCAGATTGTAAGAACTTGTGTAAAGTCAGCAAAGGGAAGGATTAAGTTCACACAGACATGTGTGCCACATTTAATAACAATATTTATTTTCATCACGGTGACCCTGTTTGACAATTTGCAAGGGTGGAATAATGTAAATAGTACACTAAATATGCGTAATGCAATGGCTGTACAATTCCTTGTTATACCACCTGTCTTAAACCCTGTCATATATGGACTTAACCTCCAGAAGATTCGAAGGGCAGTTTTTAGAAAGTGTAATGCACATAAAACCATTGATATGAAACGTTAG